One genomic region from Panicum virgatum strain AP13 unplaced genomic scaffold, P.virgatum_v5 scaffold_1427, whole genome shotgun sequence encodes:
- the LOC120693993 gene encoding transcription factor SCREAM2-like isoform X3, whose product MSGKKKKLQLLRSVTKSDAANKTSILVDASKYIKELKDKVEEATAASAADSSSSGSGSAVAATVSVSSVDLDNISNSSSSRRGFRINVSMERSRPGLLVSVLEALEDLGIDVLDADVSFGEDTAFRLEALGSGDGQQQAASGSVDAQKVRQAVLQAIGKCINDGDA is encoded by the exons ATGTcaggaaagaagaagaaactgcAGCTTCTCCGCTCCGTTACCAAGTCGGATGCG GCAAACAAGACGTCAATCCTGGTAGACGCGTCGAAATACATCAAGGAGCTCAAGGACAAGGTTGAAGAAGCAACCGCTGCTTCAGCAGCTGACAGTAGCAGCTCCGGTTCTGGCAGCGCCGTGGCAGCAACA GTGAGCGTCTCATCAGTGGATCTGGATAACATCAGCAACAGTAGCAGTAGCAGGAGAGGCTTCAGGATCAACGTGTCGATGGAAAGGAGCCGACCGGGGTTGCTGGTGTCCGTGCTGGAGGCCTTGGAGgacctcggcatcgacgtccTGGACGCCGACGTCTCCTTCGGCGAAGACACCGCCTTCCGCCTCGAGGCGCTCGGATCAGGTGACGGCCAGCAGCAGGCTGCAAGTGGAAGCGTGGATGCGCAAAAGGTTCGCCAA
- the LOC120693993 gene encoding transcription factor SCREAM2-like isoform X2: protein MSGKKKKLQLLRSVTKSDAANKTSILVDASKYIKELKDKVEEATAASAADSSSSGSGSAVAATQVSVSSVDLDNISNSSSSRRGFRINVSMERSRPGLLVSVLEALEDLGIDVLDADVSFGEDTAFRLEALGSGDGQQQAASGSVDAQKVRQAVLQAIGKCINDGDA from the exons ATGTcaggaaagaagaagaaactgcAGCTTCTCCGCTCCGTTACCAAGTCGGATGCG GCAAACAAGACGTCAATCCTGGTAGACGCGTCGAAATACATCAAGGAGCTCAAGGACAAGGTTGAAGAAGCAACCGCTGCTTCAGCAGCTGACAGTAGCAGCTCCGGTTCTGGCAGCGCCGTGGCAGCAACA CAGGTGAGCGTCTCATCAGTGGATCTGGATAACATCAGCAACAGTAGCAGTAGCAGGAGAGGCTTCAGGATCAACGTGTCGATGGAAAGGAGCCGACCGGGGTTGCTGGTGTCCGTGCTGGAGGCCTTGGAGgacctcggcatcgacgtccTGGACGCCGACGTCTCCTTCGGCGAAGACACCGCCTTCCGCCTCGAGGCGCTCGGATCAGGTGACGGCCAGCAGCAGGCTGCAAGTGGAAGCGTGGATGCGCAAAAGGTTCGCCAA
- the LOC120693993 gene encoding uncharacterized protein LOC120693993 isoform X1, protein MSGKKKKLQLLRSVTKSDAANKTSILVDASKYIKELKDKVEEATAASAADSSSSGSGSAVAATVRKYVNYVVACRTLQRQLHTICNHLAVDPCTLCTCIIVFNKQVSVSSVDLDNISNSSSSRRGFRINVSMERSRPGLLVSVLEALEDLGIDVLDADVSFGEDTAFRLEALGSGDGQQQAASGSVDAQKVRQAVLQAIGKCINDGDA, encoded by the exons ATGTcaggaaagaagaagaaactgcAGCTTCTCCGCTCCGTTACCAAGTCGGATGCG GCAAACAAGACGTCAATCCTGGTAGACGCGTCGAAATACATCAAGGAGCTCAAGGACAAGGTTGAAGAAGCAACCGCTGCTTCAGCAGCTGACAGTAGCAGCTCCGGTTCTGGCAGCGCCGTGGCAGCAACAGTACGCAAATACGTTAATTATGTTGTTGCTTGTCGTACGTTGCAGAGGCAATTGCATACAATTTGTAATCATCTCGCGGTTGATCCATGCacattatgtacatgtattATTGTGTTTAATAAGCAGGTGAGCGTCTCATCAGTGGATCTGGATAACATCAGCAACAGTAGCAGTAGCAGGAGAGGCTTCAGGATCAACGTGTCGATGGAAAGGAGCCGACCGGGGTTGCTGGTGTCCGTGCTGGAGGCCTTGGAGgacctcggcatcgacgtccTGGACGCCGACGTCTCCTTCGGCGAAGACACCGCCTTCCGCCTCGAGGCGCTCGGATCAGGTGACGGCCAGCAGCAGGCTGCAAGTGGAAGCGTGGATGCGCAAAAGGTTCGCCAA